From a region of the Campylobacter sp. genome:
- the ychF gene encoding redox-regulated ATPase YchF has translation MGLSVGIVGLPNVGKSTTFNALSGAQNAQAQNYPFCTIEPNKAVVPVPDARLGKLAEIVKPGRIVHSTIEFVDIAGLVRGASKGEGLGNKFLSNIRECEIILHIVRCFESGDITHVEGCVDPIRDIEIIETELILADIEQLGRKIERLSKEAKTNQKGAKEALAVANELLAHLNDGKPASNFALKEDESYIALNRELRLLSAKDVIYGANVDEDGIAQDNEYVARVREYANARGAEVIKLCAKIEEELIGLSDEETHEMLQSLGAQQSGLELIIKRSFAKLSLISYFTAGEMEVRAWTITKGWKAPKAASVIHNDFERGFIRAEVIGFDDFIACGGESRAKEAGKMRLEGKDYVVQDGDVMHFRFNV, from the coding sequence ATGGGGCTTTCAGTAGGGATCGTAGGGCTTCCGAACGTCGGTAAATCCACTACCTTTAACGCACTTAGCGGCGCGCAAAACGCACAGGCGCAGAACTATCCGTTCTGTACGATCGAGCCTAATAAGGCGGTCGTGCCCGTACCCGATGCCAGGCTCGGCAAGCTGGCGGAGATCGTTAAGCCCGGTCGCATCGTGCATTCGACTATTGAGTTTGTAGATATCGCGGGTCTAGTGCGTGGAGCTAGCAAAGGCGAGGGGCTGGGGAATAAATTTCTTTCAAATATCCGCGAGTGCGAGATTATCCTTCATATCGTGCGCTGCTTCGAAAGCGGCGACATAACCCACGTCGAAGGCTGCGTCGATCCTATCCGCGACATCGAGATCATCGAAACCGAGCTGATTTTAGCGGACATCGAGCAGCTTGGACGCAAGATCGAGCGTCTCAGTAAGGAAGCCAAAACAAATCAAAAGGGCGCTAAAGAGGCGCTAGCCGTAGCAAACGAGCTTTTGGCGCATCTAAACGACGGCAAGCCCGCTTCAAATTTCGCGCTCAAAGAGGATGAAAGCTACATCGCTTTAAATCGCGAGCTGCGCCTGCTTAGCGCCAAGGACGTAATCTACGGCGCAAATGTGGACGAAGACGGAATCGCGCAGGATAACGAATATGTCGCGCGCGTAAGAGAATACGCAAACGCCCGCGGCGCGGAGGTGATCAAGCTCTGCGCCAAGATCGAAGAGGAACTCATAGGCTTAAGCGACGAGGAGACGCACGAGATGCTGCAGAGCCTAGGCGCGCAGCAAAGCGGGCTGGAGCTCATCATCAAGCGCTCCTTTGCGAAGCTCAGCCTCATCAGCTACTTTACCGCCGGCGAGATGGAGGTGCGCGCGTGGACGATCACGAAGGGCTGGAAGGCTCCGAAGGCCGCGAGCGTGATCCACAACGACTTTGAGCGCGGATTTATCAGAGCCGAGGTGATCGGATTTGACGATTTTATCGCGTGCGGCGGCGAGAGTAGGGCGAAAGAAGCGGGCAAAATGCGCCTTGAGGGCAAGGATTACGTCGTGCAAGACGGCGACGTGATGCACTTTAGATTTAATGTTTAA